Proteins from a single region of Paenibacillus sp. BIHB 4019:
- a CDS encoding S8 family peptidase — MDTTVFLHWLQGAMASSEQTTPKRIIRFYQQSEYQRFIKDWSELPNGKAALKAVKQMPIIRAISCRLPVEETLARFSTGVWIEDDRRITVHAVTPKSLMSEKGVPWGVQHVKAPQAWGMTTGHRIKIGVIDTGVDFSHPDLRQSLSRGINLLNRSMLPHDDNGHGTHIAGTIAAANQMQGMIGIAPRAQIYPVKAFDHNGSAFVSDIILGIDWCVRNRVNIINMSFGMKTRSKALLTAITNAYNAGIIVVASSGNDGKRRSVDYPARYPQTISVGATTRLRRVAPFTNRGAHIDIYAPGDKIVSSWLRGKYHEMSGTSMATSHVSGAVALLLAYKPGLSPADIKWILKRSTQPLRGSKAQRLIGELDIMRMLQAADR; from the coding sequence TTGGACACTACCGTTTTTCTCCATTGGTTGCAAGGCGCGATGGCAAGCTCGGAGCAGACGACACCAAAGCGCATTATCCGTTTTTACCAGCAGAGCGAGTACCAGCGCTTTATAAAAGACTGGTCGGAGCTGCCGAATGGCAAGGCTGCGCTTAAAGCCGTCAAACAGATGCCCATCATTCGCGCTATTTCCTGTCGTCTGCCTGTCGAAGAAACCCTCGCCCGATTCTCAACAGGGGTATGGATTGAGGATGATCGACGCATTACCGTTCATGCCGTTACACCCAAATCCTTAATGTCCGAAAAAGGAGTTCCTTGGGGCGTGCAGCATGTCAAAGCTCCGCAAGCCTGGGGCATGACTACCGGCCACCGCATTAAAATTGGCGTCATTGACACCGGCGTCGATTTCAGCCATCCCGACCTGCGCCAGTCGCTGTCGCGCGGCATTAATTTGCTGAACCGCAGCATGCTTCCGCATGATGACAACGGACATGGCACCCATATTGCCGGAACAATTGCAGCCGCCAATCAGATGCAGGGCATGATTGGCATTGCTCCGCGTGCGCAGATCTATCCCGTGAAAGCGTTCGACCACAACGGCAGCGCTTTCGTCTCGGACATTATACTCGGCATTGACTGGTGCGTAAGAAACCGGGTTAACATTATCAATATGAGCTTCGGCATGAAAACCCGCAGCAAAGCGCTGCTTACCGCCATTACCAATGCTTATAACGCAGGAATCATAGTAGTCGCCTCATCAGGCAACGACGGAAAACGCCGCTCGGTTGATTATCCGGCCCGTTATCCGCAAACGATTTCTGTAGGCGCAACTACACGGCTTAGGCGCGTCGCCCCTTTCACCAATCGTGGTGCCCATATCGATATATACGCCCCTGGCGATAAAATCGTTTCCTCATGGCTGCGCGGCAAATACCATGAGATGAGCGGCACCTCCATGGCAACCTCTCATGTCAGTGGCGCTGTTGCGCTGCTGCTCGCCTATAAACCGGGCCTATCGCCCGCCGACATTAAATGGATACTCAAGCGATCCACCCAGCCGCTGAGGGGCAGCAAAGCCCAGCGGCTCATCGGGGAGCTTGATATTATGCGCATGCTGCAAGCCGCCGACCGATGA
- a CDS encoding extracellular solute-binding protein, whose translation MKKLWVVLALLVLVIGIYLAFGQKKQQSASPEASPAKPAEKISLSFWTYYGGWEDTIKAFNDLYPEVAIKVTEVTYADQVKKYTEALASGSVPDVIMLDSAAFPNFGDSDKLENLLDAPYNAGEYKAGFSQPLWDSNLSFDGKRLIGWPLSSSPKVTYYREDILKKYGFLTDPEKLATYMDDPDNWVKMNNTLQNKGVRITQWYGETINLFASAQKTGLVNDNHQFAFNNDTFEQAIALTQRLKEHVPGVNIWEESGEQAVRDGKLAMVYLGIWGDSVLEQWAPETAGKWRQTRLPLKLNGWENSSVFLLPSGGKHKEMAWAFMNYVVTDHAKYGLGNAVPAYAPVLSKSSQKPEPSTFLGGQIVYPLNVELASKMHERKYTALDNEVQKLWNEQLAKGMEKGWKPKAILDQAEKEINRSLADLASKAGATAPAADAAGSASTDAAAASEGASSAPAKP comes from the coding sequence ATGAAAAAATTGTGGGTGGTCCTTGCGCTGCTTGTGCTAGTGATAGGTATCTATCTGGCCTTCGGCCAAAAGAAGCAGCAAAGTGCCTCTCCGGAAGCGTCTCCGGCTAAGCCTGCGGAAAAAATCAGCTTGTCCTTCTGGACGTATTACGGCGGCTGGGAGGACACGATAAAAGCCTTTAACGACCTGTATCCGGAGGTTGCGATTAAGGTGACAGAGGTTACCTACGCCGATCAAGTTAAAAAATATACCGAGGCGCTTGCCTCAGGCAGCGTTCCCGATGTCATTATGCTCGATAGCGCCGCCTTTCCGAACTTTGGGGATAGCGACAAGCTGGAAAATTTGCTCGACGCTCCTTACAATGCTGGCGAGTACAAGGCTGGCTTCAGCCAGCCGCTGTGGGACAGCAACCTTTCGTTCGACGGAAAGCGCCTGATCGGCTGGCCGCTCTCCTCATCGCCAAAGGTGACCTATTACCGCGAGGATATTTTGAAAAAATACGGCTTCCTTACCGATCCGGAGAAGCTGGCGACGTATATGGATGATCCGGACAACTGGGTCAAGATGAACAATACGCTGCAAAATAAAGGCGTTCGCATTACGCAGTGGTACGGCGAGACGATAAATCTGTTCGCCAGCGCCCAAAAGACCGGCCTGGTGAATGACAACCATCAGTTTGCCTTCAATAATGATACGTTTGAGCAGGCGATTGCCCTGACGCAGCGCTTGAAGGAGCATGTGCCTGGCGTGAACATCTGGGAAGAGTCAGGTGAACAGGCTGTCCGTGACGGCAAGCTGGCTATGGTGTACCTGGGCATCTGGGGAGATTCGGTGCTGGAGCAATGGGCGCCGGAAACGGCAGGCAAGTGGCGGCAAACGCGTCTGCCGCTGAAATTGAACGGCTGGGAGAACAGCTCCGTATTTCTGCTGCCTTCTGGCGGCAAGCACAAGGAGATGGCATGGGCGTTCATGAACTATGTCGTAACGGATCATGCGAAATACGGTCTCGGCAATGCGGTTCCGGCCTATGCCCCCGTGCTGAGCAAGAGCAGCCAGAAGCCGGAGCCTTCGACATTTTTAGGCGGGCAAATCGTTTATCCGCTTAATGTAGAGCTCGCCAGCAAGATGCATGAGCGCAAATACACAGCGCTGGATAATGAAGTGCAGAAGCTGTGGAACGAACAGCTCGCCAAAGGCATGGAGAAGGGCTGGAAGCCGAAGGCCATATTGGATCAGGCTGAAAAAGAAATCAATCGCAGCCTTGCTGACCTAGCTAGCAAAGCTGGGGCCACAGCACCGGCAGCAGATGCAGCAGGCAGCGCATCAACTGATGCTGCCGCAGCGTCTGAGGGCGCCTCCAGCGCGCCGGCGAAGCCTTAA
- a CDS encoding YdcF family protein: MNRQWSRRKRVTLWTLGMLLVMLALAVWRAGYFLAVAPNPAPSQAIIVLSGEEGRLAKGLEVFQQYGAEALIISSANDHYIQEELRLAVLPPSGVYLETQARSTKENAAYVRELMDQHGLSSAIVVTSDFHMRRARYLFEQTFEDGHIRLTYASYESPQFNAAKWWSSKTSLMITGNEYIKLGGNWLGIDGKEAKRLLKRLNKAVF; the protein is encoded by the coding sequence GTGAATCGGCAATGGAGTCGAAGGAAACGTGTCACCTTATGGACGCTTGGCATGCTGCTCGTTATGCTAGCGCTTGCCGTATGGCGCGCTGGCTACTTTTTGGCGGTTGCGCCGAACCCTGCTCCCTCGCAGGCGATCATTGTATTGAGCGGCGAGGAGGGGCGGCTGGCGAAGGGTCTGGAAGTTTTTCAGCAATATGGAGCAGAAGCACTCATTATTTCAAGCGCAAACGACCATTATATTCAAGAGGAGCTTCGCCTCGCTGTTTTGCCGCCAAGCGGGGTTTATTTGGAGACGCAGGCGCGAAGCACGAAAGAAAATGCGGCTTACGTACGGGAGCTTATGGACCAGCATGGGCTTAGCTCCGCTATTGTGGTCACCTCTGATTTTCATATGCGCCGCGCGAGGTATCTTTTTGAGCAAACGTTTGAGGATGGGCATATCCGGCTCACCTATGCCAGCTACGAAAGTCCGCAGTTTAACGCCGCCAAATGGTGGAGCAGCAAAACCAGCCTGATGATCACCGGCAACGAATATATCAAGCTGGGCGGGAATTGGCTCGGTATCGATGGGAAGGAGGCCAAACGCCTGCTTAAACGCTTGAATAAAGCTGTATTCTGA
- a CDS encoding MBOAT family O-acyltransferase gives MIFSSWEYLLFFAVMLILLSTIKIHALKKAVLLIGSYYFYSVWDYRFVLLVIVMTLINHVSAVSIDRATEAAVRKRWLIFSVIANLTILGFFKYFNFFIDSANGLLDQFGMTFPLLSIVLPVGISFITFEVMSYTIDVYKRDIKPSSIWDFSLLIVFFPHLIAGPILKPRHFLPQMARDIVIKRSNLIEGGQIFIFGLVKKIIIADHMAMFVDPVFASPGEYSPLTVWLAVIAYAVQIYCDFSGYSDMAIGSAKCMGIDIPRNFNMPYLSRSVTEFWRRWHISLSSWLREYLYFSLGGNRKGPIRANINLILVMLLGGLWHGASWNFVFWGLLHGLALVIHKLYFNHVLKKQEINHWLYRTAAWALTFVFVCITWVFFRSQSFEHSWLVLRKMFLIDTGGLMWFYPYLGFVLVLVLAGHIVGVRLKDYPRVKLTTFGGLFILFFVLLALLLLMPTASTPFIYFQF, from the coding sequence ATGATATTTTCAAGCTGGGAGTATCTGCTGTTTTTTGCCGTAATGCTTATCCTGTTATCTACTATTAAAATACATGCGCTGAAAAAAGCAGTTTTGCTGATTGGCAGCTATTATTTTTACAGCGTATGGGATTACCGCTTCGTCCTGCTCGTGATCGTGATGACGCTTATAAACCATGTGAGTGCCGTGTCGATCGACCGGGCAACAGAGGCTGCGGTACGCAAGCGCTGGCTCATATTCAGCGTCATTGCCAATCTCACAATTCTGGGCTTCTTCAAATATTTTAATTTTTTCATAGATTCGGCGAATGGCTTGCTGGATCAGTTTGGCATGACATTTCCGCTGCTGTCGATCGTGCTGCCCGTAGGAATCTCGTTTATTACGTTCGAGGTCATGAGCTACACGATAGATGTGTACAAGCGCGACATTAAGCCGTCGTCCATTTGGGACTTCTCGCTTTTAATCGTGTTTTTTCCGCATTTGATCGCAGGGCCAATTCTTAAGCCGCGGCATTTTCTGCCGCAAATGGCCCGTGACATCGTCATCAAGCGCAGCAACTTAATTGAAGGCGGACAAATATTCATCTTTGGTTTAGTCAAAAAAATTATTATTGCCGACCATATGGCGATGTTTGTCGATCCGGTGTTCGCAAGTCCCGGCGAATATTCGCCACTTACCGTATGGCTCGCCGTCATTGCGTATGCGGTGCAAATCTATTGCGATTTTTCCGGCTATTCCGATATGGCGATCGGTTCGGCAAAATGTATGGGCATCGACATTCCGCGCAACTTCAATATGCCGTACCTGTCCCGCAGCGTGACGGAATTTTGGCGGCGCTGGCATATTTCGCTGTCGTCTTGGCTGAGAGAATATTTATATTTCTCGCTGGGCGGCAATCGCAAAGGGCCTATCCGTGCGAACATTAACCTTATTCTTGTTATGCTGCTTGGCGGCCTCTGGCACGGAGCAAGCTGGAATTTCGTATTCTGGGGGCTTCTGCACGGCCTTGCGCTCGTCATACACAAGCTTTATTTCAACCATGTGCTCAAAAAACAGGAAATCAACCACTGGCTGTACCGAACGGCTGCATGGGCGCTTACATTTGTATTTGTCTGCATCACGTGGGTGTTCTTCCGCTCCCAAAGCTTTGAGCATTCCTGGCTGGTGCTGCGCAAAATGTTCCTCATCGACACCGGCGGCCTCATGTGGTTCTACCCTTATTTGGGCTTCGTGCTTGTGCTTGTACTGGCCGGCCATATCGTTGGGGTACGGTTGAAAGATTATCCTCGCGTTAAGCTAACGACCTTTGGCGGCTTGTTTATTTTATTTTTCGTACTGCTCGCACTCTTATTGCTTATGCCAACAGCCTCCACACCATTTATTTATTTTCAGTTTTAA
- a CDS encoding GDSL-type esterase/lipase family protein codes for MRYKLAGKALLALLVALVAWEGILEVTTIRTTGFQQHPELGRILNPGLYVNGQEGYGITKIYAEGAIAQPFPDPNETDAARKAEYRILFLGDSYTEALQVGDQVKFFRQVQTRMPELDSRKVMTYDAGRSSASPAHYAYLADFYKKRVDPDAVVIQINENDLKDLYGENTSYYAKKDGDSYKLVFNEDFISRNAVAAKLQALYGLLRLSVVRVGSDHMQKLLEKDDAAAEETKGSDFAPQAGDAELVKWIFGILKEQYPQLVFVFLPQIDFQSPEDEQQPGYFEELAERTAKEQGIPMLNMRQDFVKAYQDTGLPAYGFSNTTYGTGHMNSSGHDLVSKAVANYFEGR; via the coding sequence ATGAGGTACAAACTTGCGGGTAAAGCGCTGCTGGCCTTGCTAGTTGCGCTCGTGGCCTGGGAAGGCATTTTGGAGGTTACAACGATTCGTACGACAGGCTTCCAGCAGCATCCGGAACTGGGGCGCATTTTGAACCCGGGGCTGTATGTGAATGGGCAGGAAGGCTACGGCATTACTAAAATTTATGCGGAAGGCGCCATCGCGCAGCCTTTCCCTGATCCCAATGAGACGGATGCTGCCCGCAAGGCAGAGTACCGGATTTTGTTTTTGGGCGACTCCTATACGGAAGCGCTTCAAGTTGGCGATCAAGTGAAGTTTTTTCGCCAAGTGCAGACTAGGATGCCCGAGCTCGATTCCCGCAAGGTGATGACCTATGATGCTGGACGCAGCTCCGCCTCCCCTGCGCATTATGCCTACTTGGCGGACTTTTACAAGAAGCGGGTCGATCCGGATGCCGTTGTCATCCAAATTAATGAGAATGATCTCAAGGATTTGTATGGTGAAAATACGAGCTACTATGCCAAGAAGGACGGAGACTCGTATAAGCTTGTCTTTAATGAAGACTTTATTAGCCGCAATGCGGTTGCCGCGAAGCTTCAAGCCCTTTACGGCTTGCTGCGGCTGTCCGTAGTGCGCGTTGGCTCGGATCATATGCAAAAACTGCTGGAGAAGGACGATGCGGCAGCGGAAGAGACGAAAGGCTCGGACTTCGCGCCCCAAGCGGGGGATGCAGAGCTGGTGAAGTGGATATTCGGAATTTTGAAAGAGCAATATCCGCAGCTTGTTTTCGTTTTTTTACCGCAAATTGATTTTCAGTCGCCAGAGGATGAGCAGCAGCCGGGTTATTTTGAAGAGCTAGCCGAGCGCACAGCCAAGGAGCAGGGTATTCCGATGCTGAATATGAGACAGGATTTTGTGAAGGCCTATCAGGATACGGGGCTGCCAGCCTATGGCTTCTCCAACACTACGTATGGAACTGGGCATATGAACAGCTCGGGGCATGATTTAGTGAGCAAAGCAGTAGCGAATTATTTCGAAGGAAGATGA
- a CDS encoding NAD-dependent epimerase/dehydratase family protein: protein MILVTGITGLTGRFLYEQIQRDFKRDQVCYMVRESSDVSWMKEGERFVYGNLRDADDVRKALGHEGITEVLHLAPRNQLKNVLEACLQHGIQRIYYVNSTGIYSKFKSSSHIDLQNEQLLRASGLTYTIIRPSMICGNQQDGNIHMLVKIMKRFPVYPILGAGDGLMHPIYANDLAKVLVSMLNREELTRGQEYDVAGKAPLKYKELLSLIAGAMGKKIVFLHIPYKLALIAGRIGEKIPNRIINYEKVLRLNEDKNFDYSKAAKELDFKPIGFDEAIVLEVAALRKHGTI from the coding sequence ATGATTCTGGTAACGGGCATAACAGGGCTGACGGGCCGATTTCTATATGAGCAGATTCAGCGGGATTTCAAGCGTGATCAAGTATGCTACATGGTCAGGGAATCTAGCGACGTTTCCTGGATGAAGGAAGGCGAGCGTTTCGTCTACGGCAATTTGCGCGATGCAGACGATGTGAGGAAGGCTCTCGGCCATGAGGGCATAACGGAGGTGCTGCATCTGGCGCCGCGCAATCAACTGAAAAATGTGCTTGAAGCTTGCCTACAGCATGGCATCCAGCGCATTTATTACGTGAACAGCACCGGCATCTACAGCAAGTTCAAGAGCTCATCGCATATTGATTTGCAAAATGAACAGCTGCTGCGTGCCAGCGGCCTGACCTATACGATTATTCGTCCGTCGATGATTTGCGGCAATCAACAGGATGGCAACATCCATATGCTCGTCAAAATCATGAAGCGTTTTCCCGTTTATCCGATTTTGGGTGCTGGGGATGGCCTCATGCATCCGATTTACGCCAACGATTTGGCCAAGGTGCTCGTCTCAATGCTGAATCGCGAGGAGCTGACGCGCGGCCAGGAATATGATGTCGCGGGAAAGGCGCCGCTGAAATACAAGGAGCTGCTTAGCCTGATTGCGGGGGCGATGGGCAAGAAGATTGTATTTTTGCATATTCCTTATAAGCTTGCTCTGATTGCGGGCCGAATCGGAGAGAAAATACCGAACCGGATTATTAATTACGAGAAGGTTCTCCGCCTGAACGAGGACAAAAACTTTGACTACTCCAAAGCAGCGAAAGAGCTCGATTTCAAGCCGATTGGCTTCGATGAAGCGATCGTGCTGGAAGTTGCAGCGCTGCGCAAGCATGGGACGATATAA
- a CDS encoding sugar transferase, whose amino-acid sequence MYNQFGKRAFDFISAGIALIVFSPVMLVVAILIKLESRGPVFFVQQRMGQNNELFAIYKFRSMRTDTPNVATDLLQDPASYITKTGRFLRKSSLDELPQLINVVKGEMSVVGPRPALYNQYSLIEKRNERKINDIKPGLTGYAQVSGRDSISDDEKVRLDEHYLQQMSFGFDIKIIFITIFKVFKASDIKA is encoded by the coding sequence ATGTACAATCAATTTGGGAAAAGAGCATTCGATTTTATTTCCGCTGGCATCGCGCTAATTGTATTCAGCCCGGTCATGCTGGTGGTGGCGATTTTGATCAAGCTGGAATCACGGGGTCCTGTGTTTTTCGTTCAGCAGCGGATGGGGCAAAATAACGAGCTGTTCGCCATTTATAAGTTTCGCAGCATGCGGACGGATACGCCGAACGTAGCGACGGACTTGCTGCAGGATCCAGCATCCTACATAACGAAGACGGGAAGATTTTTGCGAAAATCAAGCCTCGACGAGCTGCCTCAGCTCATTAACGTCGTGAAGGGGGAAATGTCGGTCGTTGGCCCAAGGCCTGCGCTGTACAATCAATATTCCCTTATTGAGAAGCGAAATGAACGAAAAATCAATGATATTAAGCCGGGCTTGACGGGCTACGCCCAAGTGTCGGGCCGGGATTCCATCTCCGATGACGAGAAGGTTCGTCTGGACGAGCATTATTTGCAGCAGATGTCCTTCGGCTTTGACATCAAAATTATTTTCATCACTATTTTCAAAGTTTTCAAAGCAAGCGATATTAAAGCTTAA
- a CDS encoding glycosyltransferase family 2 protein, translating to MDPVVTIVTPSYNCSRFIKETIASVKAQTFTDWEMIIVDDCSSDNSCEIIEAEAALDSRIKLHRLQQNSGAAVARNTAMNMSRGRYLAFLDSDDLWLPTKLALQLDFMRTQDIGFSFTSYRVMSEEGELTERVIGVVPSINYDTLLKNTIIGCLTVMLDRHKLGQVQMPNIRAKQDTGMWLSILKKGHLAYGLPVELSYYRLVKGSISNNKVKAVYKMWRLYRDVEKLNPFKALWCLTNYVKNAVFKRL from the coding sequence ATGGACCCGGTCGTTACGATTGTAACGCCGTCCTACAACTGCTCGCGTTTTATTAAGGAAACGATTGCTTCAGTCAAAGCCCAGACGTTCACCGATTGGGAAATGATTATCGTAGATGATTGTTCCTCGGACAATTCCTGCGAGATTATTGAAGCGGAAGCTGCGCTGGACAGCCGGATTAAGCTGCACCGTTTGCAGCAGAACAGCGGGGCGGCCGTAGCCCGCAATACCGCGATGAATATGTCGCGGGGCCGTTATCTTGCTTTTCTGGATAGCGATGATTTGTGGCTCCCGACGAAGCTGGCGCTGCAGCTTGATTTTATGCGTACGCAGGATATCGGCTTCTCCTTCACGAGCTACCGGGTGATGTCCGAGGAAGGGGAGCTGACGGAGCGTGTGATCGGAGTAGTTCCTTCTATTAATTACGATACGTTATTGAAAAATACGATTATCGGCTGTTTAACCGTCATGCTGGATCGGCATAAGCTCGGCCAGGTGCAAATGCCGAACATTCGGGCGAAGCAGGACACGGGCATGTGGCTGTCGATTTTGAAAAAAGGGCATTTGGCCTATGGCCTGCCTGTCGAGCTGAGCTATTATCGCCTCGTGAAAGGCTCGATTTCGAACAATAAAGTGAAAGCTGTCTACAAAATGTGGCGTCTGTACCGCGATGTAGAGAAGCTAAACCCGTTTAAAGCGTTATGGTGTTTGACGAATTACGTTAAAAACGCCGTGTTTAAGAGATTGTAG
- a CDS encoding O-antigen ligase family protein: MLKSNAFGATLLPGTKRKWGALAAPFAILASGEFLLGLFLLSGYIKSGISFPVDLTFFLMAVTMFLYFVRLLQSQELPKPALIPLLLFVLLIGYILFSFSYSTSYSFAIQKTSRFMLLTAWSFIGPFLLIRDKKGLERFFVGIIAVSSLMTFYCLQMFLEKLQAGQFIGQIEVLGSDYLSLGRTNGIAVIALIGLYLYNPLLRTPAKTVASLFLALTFLSVAVSGARTPLITLVGTIVLIMFLSVKVNRGKITFSKGVGTLFFIILLLAALAVPLVASGVMDTFIYRISVLFNQPGGGESAEGRVERYAVAWQMIQDHFFFGGGIGSFTIAFAHEDVSNYPHNIFLELWSELGLAGVLLFLAIFWGAVRAAAHFIAGKMTDRFTLVTVFSVVFLFLNANVSGDLNENRLLFCYVAIAWLLPYATLQERKPLELFRK; encoded by the coding sequence ATGTTGAAATCGAATGCATTTGGGGCCACGCTCTTGCCTGGCACCAAGCGGAAGTGGGGGGCTTTGGCAGCCCCGTTTGCGATATTGGCGTCAGGGGAATTTCTGCTGGGCTTATTTTTATTATCCGGCTATATTAAATCGGGCATTTCCTTTCCCGTGGACTTAACCTTTTTTCTAATGGCAGTGACGATGTTTCTTTATTTTGTTCGCCTTCTGCAATCCCAAGAGCTGCCGAAGCCGGCGCTAATTCCGCTGCTGCTGTTTGTGCTGCTGATTGGCTACATTTTGTTCAGCTTTTCATATTCAACAAGCTATTCCTTCGCGATTCAGAAAACATCCCGTTTCATGCTGCTGACCGCCTGGTCCTTCATCGGACCTTTTTTGCTTATTCGTGATAAAAAAGGGCTGGAGCGATTTTTCGTCGGCATTATTGCCGTCTCCTCGCTAATGACCTTTTATTGCCTGCAGATGTTTCTGGAGAAGCTGCAAGCTGGCCAATTCATTGGACAGATTGAGGTGCTTGGCTCGGATTATCTGTCGCTTGGCCGAACGAATGGCATCGCGGTTATCGCCTTGATCGGTTTATATTTATACAATCCGCTGCTGCGGACCCCGGCCAAAACTGTCGCCAGCCTATTTCTGGCGCTGACCTTTCTATCGGTTGCTGTCAGTGGTGCCCGGACGCCGCTTATTACGCTGGTCGGAACGATCGTGCTAATTATGTTTCTGTCTGTGAAAGTGAACCGGGGCAAAATTACCTTCTCCAAAGGAGTAGGCACGCTTTTTTTCATTATTTTGCTGCTCGCTGCGCTCGCAGTACCACTCGTGGCTTCTGGCGTCATGGACACCTTCATTTACCGCATCTCGGTGCTGTTTAACCAGCCGGGAGGCGGAGAGTCGGCGGAGGGCCGGGTGGAGCGTTATGCGGTAGCGTGGCAAATGATACAGGATCATTTTTTCTTCGGCGGCGGTATTGGCAGCTTTACGATCGCTTTTGCCCATGAGGATGTTTCGAATTATCCGCATAATATTTTTCTGGAGCTGTGGAGCGAGCTTGGGCTTGCTGGCGTATTGCTGTTTCTGGCGATATTCTGGGGAGCGGTTCGAGCAGCTGCGCACTTTATAGCTGGTAAAATGACAGACCGCTTCACTTTAGTTACTGTTTTCTCGGTAGTGTTCCTGTTCCTGAATGCCAATGTGTCCGGCGATTTGAATGAAAATCGCTTGTTGTTCTGCTATGTAGCGATAGCCTGGCTGCTGCCCTATGCTACGCTCCAAGAGCGCAAGCCGCTGGAATTATTCAGGAAGTAG